From a single Apostichopus japonicus isolate 1M-3 chromosome 12, ASM3797524v1, whole genome shotgun sequence genomic region:
- the LOC139977080 gene encoding uncharacterized protein, translating into MWRRLQSQIDTGYTLLCLVIGNVITAYGVQIVSVKEGGSVTLDCGVKTTEVGRNLKWDVLTNGQDAQLAFNVDGTILCNIELNDCTLYPNGSIVLRNLTVEDGGNTYRCQLGDETGYKYYSDHLLTVSSGL; encoded by the exons AT GTGGAGGAGGTTGCAATCACAAATTGATACAGGATACACACTACTCTGTTTGGTTATCG GCAATGTGATTACTGCATATGGGGTCCAAATAGTATCTGTAAAGGAAGGAGGGAGTGTGACGTTGGATTGTGGAGTCAAAACCACAGAAGTGGGAAGAAACTTGAAATGGGATGTATTAACAAATGGCCAAGATGCTCAGTTGGCATTTAATGTTGATGGAACTATACTTTGCAATATAGAACTCAATGACTGTACTCTTTATCCTAATGGAAGCATTGTATTGAGGAACCTTACCGTGGAGGATGGTGGCAATACCTACCGCTGCCAGCTGGGTGACGAAACTGGATATAAATATTACTCAGACCATCTGCTAACAGTTTCATCAG GTCTCTAA